The bacterium genome includes the window TTCCTGCTGGAATACCGCGACGCCACCGTCGGCTTCTTCTGGCACCACGACATCATCCGCGAGCTGCTCGACCTGCTGGAACAGGGGGAGACGGCGGCAGTGTTGAGGGATGAGGAGTAGGATGGCGGGATGGGGAGATGGGGAGATGGTCGCGTGGGCGCGCGTGTCCCCACGCGCGCAAATGCGTTCGCGGACAGCTGCGGCTCTGGAGAGCCGCGCTCCAGAGGCCCCCTCTCCCCCGCCTCCCTGGCAGGACAGCGGTATGGCACGACACACGAAACCCGACCTATGACCAGAGCTTACCTGAAGTACAGTCTCCTCCTGATCGGCATCATCGCCGTCGCCATTCCTGTCGCCTGCCTGTCGCAGCAGCGAGTGCTGGTGCGCGTCAACGACCAGCCGATCACCGAGGAGGACCTGCAGCGGGAGTTGGTGGTGCAGGAGGGCGCCAAGCTACTGCTGGAGATGATTGACACGCAACTGATCCTGCAGGCTGCGCGGCAGGCCAATGTGTCCATCACCGAGCCGGAGCTGGACATGAAGGAGCAGCAGGCCATCGCGCGCATTGGCTCGGAGCGGGACTTCGCCGAGGAGCTGCGCAAGAACCGCCGCACCAAGGCGGAGTTCCGGCAGGAACTGGCGGCCGAGGCGTTACTGGAGCGCCTGGCGATGGCCAACCACCCCCTCGACGACACAGACCTGCGGCGCTACTACGAGGCCCACAAGTCGGAGTTCTCCTACCCCGAGCAGGTGCGCCTGCGCCTGATGCTGTTCCGCGACAAGGCCAGCGCCGACGCCGTGGCAACGGCCCTCCGTGACCCGCAGGCGGACTTTGCCGGCCTAGCCAAGGCGTTCTCGGAGGACCCCGCCACCAAGGACGACGGGGGGGACACCGGCTTCGTGAGCCGCGGCGATTTCGCCAAGCCCATCAGCGACCGCGCCTTCGCGATGCAGCCCGGACAGATCAGTGCAGTGCTCCAGGTGCCGGACGGTTGGGCGATCATCAAGCTGGAGGCGAAGCGGCCGGCGGGGGCGCAGTCGTTCGCCAGCGTCCGGGAGACGCTGAGGGCGCGGGTGCAGGTCGAGCAGTTGGAGCAGGCCACGACGGACTGGCTGGACCGCGCTCGCTCCCGCGCGCAGATCACGATCCCCGACCCCTTCCTGGCCACGCGCGTGCAGGGCCTGATCGCGATCCATACTCCGTTCCAGCCCAGCAACCTGGTGCCCGACATCCCGATGGCGCCAAGATAGCGAGACACGGGGGGCCGGAGCGCCGGCGGCGCCGCCCGGCCCCGCGACCACGCCATCCAGGAGACAGCCATGAGCCCCTCTGCCGCGACGCTGCTGCTGGTTTGGGCCGTGCTACTGCTCGGCAACCTGGCCGCCGCCGAAGACCAGGTGCTGTATGGCTTTGAGGAGGGCTTCCAGGCGGCGAAGCTCCCGGCCCGCGGGGTGCAGGTGGAGCGGGTCAGTCGCGACGGCCACGGCGCCCTGCGGCTGACCACCGGGCACGCCCAGGACTGGCCGGGGATTGACCTGCCGGCGGCCTTCGGCCCGTGGGACCTGAGCAAGCACGAGTACGTCGCCGTGGATGTCCGCAATGTGGGGACCAACGCCGTGACGGTGTGCTGCCGGGTGGACAACATGGGGGCCGACGGCATCCGCAACTGCCTCACCAAGCAGCTCACGCTCAAAGCCGGGGAACAGGGCACAGTCCAGGTCCCGCTCAGCCGCCTGGCGCCGGGGATGGAGCAGATCAAGCTCTTCGGGATGCGCGGGCTGCCGTGGGCGATGGCGACGGACAAGGTCATCAACCCCGCCGAGGTCGTCAACCTCGTGATCTTCGTGCCCAAGCCGCAGGAAGACCACGCCTTCGAGATCAGCAACGTGCGCGCCGGGGGGACGTACCAGGCTCCGGCCGAGATCGGTCTGGACGCCGCCACGTTCTTCCCCTTCATTGACGAGTTCGGCCAGTACATCCATCGCGACTGGCCCGGCAAGACCCACGCCCCAGAGGACTTCGCCGCCCGTCGCCTGGCCGAGGCGGCCGACTTACAGGCCCGCCCCGGCCCCGAGGGCTGGGATCAGTACGGCGGCTGGCAGAGCGGGCCGCAGCTGGAGGCCACCGGCTTCTTCCGCACGGTGAAGCACCAGGGCAAGTGGTGGCTGGTGGACCCCGAGGGGCGGCTGTTCTGGGCCCACGGCGTGGACTGCGTGACCCCCTATGAGGGCGGAACGCCCCTGGACGAGCGCGACAACTGGTTCCGCAACCTGCCTGCCGCCGACGGGGAGTTCAAGGCCTGCTACGGCAAGACCTGGCGCGTCGTGCACGGCACCTACACCGGCAAGCAACCCCGCACGTTCGACTTCGCCCGCGCCAATCTCATGCGCAAGTACGGCGCGGACTTCATGCCCGCCTTCGCCGATGTCAGCCACCGCCGCCTGCGCAGTTGGGGCCTCAACACCATCGCCAACTGGTCGGACGCAACCATATACCTGCAGCGCAAGACGCCGTACACCGTCAACCTCGGGTTCAGCTCCAAGCAACTGGAGGGGAGCCAGGGCTACTGGGGCAAGTTCCGTGATGTGTTCGACCCGAGCTTCGCCGACGCCCTCGCCAAGGCCATGGCCGGGCAGGTCGGCAAGTCCGCCGACGACCCGTGGTGCCTGGGCTACTTCGTGGACAACGAGCTAGGCTGGGGCGATGAGACCTCCCTGGCTCTGGGGGCGCTGCTGTCGCCGCCGGAGCAGGCCGCCAAGCAGGCGTTCATCGCCGACCTGCGGGCCAAGTACGACGATATCGCGCAGCTCAATGCCGCCTGGGGCACGACCCACGCCTCGTGGGAGGCGCTGCTGCAGTTCCGCGGCGTCCCGGACAAGACGAAAGCCGGCGCCGACCTGAAAGCCTTCTACACCCGCACGGCGGAGACGTACTTCAAGACGATCCGCGATGGCATCAAGGCAGTCGCACCGCATCAGCTCTACCTGGGCTGCCGATTCGCGTGGGTCAATGACCGCGCGGCGGCGGCAGCAGCTAAGTACTGCGATGTCGTGTGCTGCAACCTGTATCGTCCCTCGGTGGCTGACTTCAAGCCCGCCGGCGGCGCCGACGTGCCGCTGATCATCGGCGAGTTCCACTTCGGGGCGCTGGACCGGGGGATGTTCCATACCGGGCTGGTGCCGGTGGCGAACCAGGAAGCACGGGCCAAGGCGTACCGCGAGTACGTGCAGGGCGCGTTGCGCAACCCGTACTTCGTGGGCAGCGGCTGGTTCAAGTACATGGACGAAGCGACGACCGGCCGGCCGCTGGATGAGGAGAACTACCAGATCGGCTTCGTGGACTGCTGCGACACGCCGTACGGCGAGACAATCGCGGCGGTGCGCGAGGTGGGATACGGGATGTACCAGTACCGGTTCGAGGGGCGATGAGTCGCCCCTCCGGGGCTCACACGGCAAGGCAAGGGGGGGGGAGGCCGTGGGACGGGGGCTTCCGCCCCCGCCGAGGTTGAGCCGCGCCTCCGGCGCTGGACGGCCACGGCGCTGGACGACCACGGCGCACGACGACACGGCCACGGCGGCCACGGCTCGCCTCCGATGCGAGGCGGATGGTGTGTGCGAGGCCCGGAGGGCCGACTCAGACTAGGCGGGGGCGGAAGCCCCCGTCCCGGCGCGCATCTGCCCTTCCCTCCGGCCGAAGCCCCGGAGGGGCGACGGTTGATGTCATCAACCTGCCTACTGGAGGCACACGGTGAGGGCTTACTTGCTGCCGCTGTTGATGCTGGGCGCCGCGCACCTGGCGCACGCGGAGACGCTCATCTCGCTGGACTTCGAACAGTCCACGGACGTGAAGGCCTACCCGGTGCTGAGCTTCAGCGGGTCAGTCACGGGTGAGGTGGTGCCCGGCGGTCCGGACGGCAAGGGCCAGTGCCTGAAGTTCACCAACGCCAAGCCCGACAAGTACTGCCAGGCCAGCATCAAGCTCGATCGTCCCATGGTCAAGGACCTGGCGATCTCCTTCGACCACCGTGAGGTCATCGAGGAGGGCAAGAAGCCCAACTACCTGGGGATCATCTTCGACGGCCCCGGAAGCAGCCAGTGGTTCAGCAGCGACAAGTTCACCGACCAGTGGCGGCATGTCGAGGTGTCGCCGGCGGACCTGGAGTCGCCGACCAAGACGACACTGACGCTGGAGACGCTGCTCTCGCGGGTCAACCTGTATGGCCGGGCCGACAACGAGACCCAGGCGATCATGACGGTGTGGCTGGACAACATCCGCATCCATACCGATCCGCGCCCCGCGCAACTGTCCGACCGTGTGCGCACCTCGTATACGGCCGCGCCGTTCTTCCACTGGGCGCGCAACATGGGCCCGGTGCGCCTGGAGTACTCGCCGGACCCGGCCTTCCCGGCGGCCCAGACCACGACGGTGGAGACGAGCCGCAACTGGGTGGTGCCCGACAAGGCGCTGGCGCCCGGCGACTGGTACTGGCGCGTCCATCGCGACAGTCCCCTGGCTTCCAGCGTCACCCCGGCTGAGAAGATCGTCATTCCCGCCGAGGCGCACCGGTACATCGGCCCGCCCATCCCCTTCGCGGAGCTGAACCGGCGGGGCTATCCGCGCCTGATTGGCGGCGGCCTGGCGCCGGAAGCGGAGCGCGCGTCGCTGATCAGCCAGGCGAGGTCATCCTACCGGCAGGGCATCCCCGACGACCCGCCGGCCTACGCCCCCGGCAACCCCGACTGGCCGACCTGGATTGACTGGTACGGCAAGGTGCATGGGGGCATCACCTCCCGCACCGGCGGGAGGCTGCAGCAGATGGCCGAGTTGTATGTGCGCACGCGTGACCCCCAAGTGCGCGACTGGCTCAAGGAGATGGCGCTGAAGGCGGCGACGTGGGACCCGCTGGGCGGCAGCTCCATCAAGGGCGGCGACATCGGCTTCCAGCACCTGCTGCGGGGCCTGAACTGGGCCTACGACGCGCTGCATGACGACCTGACGGACGAGGAGCGTGGGAAGCTGCGCGGGGTGCTCATCCGCCGGGCCGAGCTGTTCAGCAACTACCTGAACCCCTTCCGCGTCGGCGGACGCGAGTACAACAACCACGCCTGGCTCTGCGCGCTCGCGCTCGGGGAGAGCGGCCTGCTCCTGACCGGCGAATATGAGCCGGCGACGAACTGGGCCCAGTACGCCTACGACCTGTACTGCGGCCTGTTCCTGTGCGGGCTCGGCTACCAGGGCGACAACAACGAAGGCATCGGCTACTGGGGCTATGGCCTCAGCTTCGTCATCAAGTATGCCGACATGATGAAGCAGGTCTGCAACATTGACCTGTTCCAGCACCCGTGGCTGTACCAGACGGGCCGCTTCCCGATGTACACCTGCCCGCCCGGCGCGTGGGCCGTGTCCTTCGCCGACACCGCCAAGCCCAACCACAGCGTGTTCGGCCCGGCCATGACCTCACAGGTCAGAGAGCTGGCGCTGCGCACGAAGGACCCGTACGCGCTGTGGTATGCCGGCGGCACGGCCGCCGAGGCGGGCTTTGAGCCCAAGCCGCCGCTCGACCTGCCGCAGTCCATCTTCTACCGTTTCATCGGCTGGGGTGTGTTCAACACCTCGCTGCTCAGCGGCGCCGACGGCGTCACGGTCGCCATGCACAGTGGCCCCTTCTGGGCCGGGCACCAGCACGAGGACCAGAACGCCTTCGTCATCCACGCCTACGGCGAGAAGCTGGCGATTGACTCGGGCTACTACGACTGGTATGGCAGCCCGCACTTCACGAACTACTCGACACTCACGCGCGCCCATAACGCCATCCTTGTCAACGGCCAGGACCAGAAGTCGCGCCGTCCCGGCTGCGACGGCGTGGTGCGGGAGTGGTTCGACAGCCCTGCCTTCGGGGCCATGCTGGGCGACGCCTCCGACCCGG containing:
- a CDS encoding peptidyl-prolyl cis-trans isomerase, giving the protein MTRAYLKYSLLLIGIIAVAIPVACLSQQRVLVRVNDQPITEEDLQRELVVQEGAKLLLEMIDTQLILQAARQANVSITEPELDMKEQQAIARIGSERDFAEELRKNRRTKAEFRQELAAEALLERLAMANHPLDDTDLRRYYEAHKSEFSYPEQVRLRLMLFRDKASADAVATALRDPQADFAGLAKAFSEDPATKDDGGDTGFVSRGDFAKPISDRAFAMQPGQISAVLQVPDGWAIIKLEAKRPAGAQSFASVRETLRARVQVEQLEQATTDWLDRARSRAQITIPDPFLATRVQGLIAIHTPFQPSNLVPDIPMAPR
- a CDS encoding beta-agarase, encoding MSPSAATLLLVWAVLLLGNLAAAEDQVLYGFEEGFQAAKLPARGVQVERVSRDGHGALRLTTGHAQDWPGIDLPAAFGPWDLSKHEYVAVDVRNVGTNAVTVCCRVDNMGADGIRNCLTKQLTLKAGEQGTVQVPLSRLAPGMEQIKLFGMRGLPWAMATDKVINPAEVVNLVIFVPKPQEDHAFEISNVRAGGTYQAPAEIGLDAATFFPFIDEFGQYIHRDWPGKTHAPEDFAARRLAEAADLQARPGPEGWDQYGGWQSGPQLEATGFFRTVKHQGKWWLVDPEGRLFWAHGVDCVTPYEGGTPLDERDNWFRNLPAADGEFKACYGKTWRVVHGTYTGKQPRTFDFARANLMRKYGADFMPAFADVSHRRLRSWGLNTIANWSDATIYLQRKTPYTVNLGFSSKQLEGSQGYWGKFRDVFDPSFADALAKAMAGQVGKSADDPWCLGYFVDNELGWGDETSLALGALLSPPEQAAKQAFIADLRAKYDDIAQLNAAWGTTHASWEALLQFRGVPDKTKAGADLKAFYTRTAETYFKTIRDGIKAVAPHQLYLGCRFAWVNDRAAAAAAKYCDVVCCNLYRPSVADFKPAGGADVPLIIGEFHFGALDRGMFHTGLVPVANQEARAKAYREYVQGALRNPYFVGSGWFKYMDEATTGRPLDEENYQIGFVDCCDTPYGETIAAVREVGYGMYQYRFEGR
- a CDS encoding DUF4962 domain-containing protein: MRAYLLPLLMLGAAHLAHAETLISLDFEQSTDVKAYPVLSFSGSVTGEVVPGGPDGKGQCLKFTNAKPDKYCQASIKLDRPMVKDLAISFDHREVIEEGKKPNYLGIIFDGPGSSQWFSSDKFTDQWRHVEVSPADLESPTKTTLTLETLLSRVNLYGRADNETQAIMTVWLDNIRIHTDPRPAQLSDRVRTSYTAAPFFHWARNMGPVRLEYSPDPAFPAAQTTTVETSRNWVVPDKALAPGDWYWRVHRDSPLASSVTPAEKIVIPAEAHRYIGPPIPFAELNRRGYPRLIGGGLAPEAERASLISQARSSYRQGIPDDPPAYAPGNPDWPTWIDWYGKVHGGITSRTGGRLQQMAELYVRTRDPQVRDWLKEMALKAATWDPLGGSSIKGGDIGFQHLLRGLNWAYDALHDDLTDEERGKLRGVLIRRAELFSNYLNPFRVGGREYNNHAWLCALALGESGLLLTGEYEPATNWAQYAYDLYCGLFLCGLGYQGDNNEGIGYWGYGLSFVIKYADMMKQVCNIDLFQHPWLYQTGRFPMYTCPPGAWAVSFADTAKPNHSVFGPAMTSQVRELALRTKDPYALWYAGGTAAEAGFEPKPPLDLPQSIFYRFIGWGVFNTSLLSGADGVTVAMHSGPFWAGHQHEDQNAFVIHAYGEKLAIDSGYYDWYGSPHFTNYSTLTRAHNAILVNGQDQKSRRPGCDGVVREWFDSPAFGAMLGDASDPDLYEGALKRWDRRILFIKPGFVIVHDVLGASQGPAQYDWLLHTVAPIETDAKSQSFSFTSGQAGLSGRFIAPTDVDLKVVAGYPVEPVDGYSTRPVPPEKYSHEWTLWATPREKRQAEDFLAVMQVREAGEAAAKLEPLAVRNGLGGRITAGKETTEVLVRAREAQGPMASTGVTANAAAAVVTVAAQGRPVQAFCGGGTLLKSAGISLVEADQPVDFAWVDNTLGEIITLRADKPARLLTMLNLRGEPDLTRAPGVKIRPVKGLWELQVPAGEHQIIWPAATTKAARPAGVKLTHYPLPVGTEATHYWWGVWEAPAQGHYEMSLRSVTPPTSLTLDGKPVGLSGGTRRWLQAGRHAVLLSGPDVAPDLRLTPLPTELLPATMLPVEYAPPAGALVIEAEKPASEGQVKGQVMEKVGASGKLAHCVWDTEGQWATWECTVPREGDYRLLVRGCSEQPEVLRSLQVDQVLYDLRLSGTGGWSRTTSDWRYFALPAKLHLKPGAHTLRLEALSGSMNLDCFVLEPQ